Below is a genomic region from uncultured Erythrobacter sp..
GCGCGCGGGCAGCCTGATAGCGGCGCTGGATCGCTGCTCGACCGGAGCGGGATCGCGCTTGCTGGCTGAAGATCTGTCCTCGCCCTTGCTTGATTCTGCGGCAATCGAAGACCGGCTGGCGCTAGTGCAATTCTGGCACGACCGCCCGATCGAGCGCGCCAATCTGCGCGATGTGCTTCGCGCGCTCCCCGATATTGGCCGCGCTTTGGGCCGGATAGTCGCAGGGCGCGGCAGCCCGCGCGACCTCGGCCAGATCCGCGACGGTTTGGGCGAGGCCTACCGCCTGCAGGACTGGCTGACCCGCGAAGCCGACCGGCCTGCCCTGCTCGACAAGCTGCTGCCGCATCTCGCCGGACACGGCGCGCTCACCGACCTACTTTCGCGCGCGTTGGTGGCCTCACCGCCGACTGAGCGAAGCAATGGCGGCTATATTGCAGAAGGCTACGATGCGAGCCTCGATGAGCTGCGCGTTATCTCCGGCAATGCGCGCAAAGCCATCGCCGCGATGGAAGCGCGCTACCGCGACGAGACGGGCATCGCCTCGCTCAAGATCAAGCATAATGGCGTGCTCGGCTATTTCATTGAAGTGCCCAGCCGGCATGGTGACGCCCTGATGGCGGCTGACAGCGGCTTCACCCATCGGCAGACCATGAAAGGTGCGGTCCGCTTCAACTCGCTCGCACTGCACGAAGAAGCCTCGCGCATTTCTGAAGCAGGCGGACGAGCGCTTGCTGCCGAAGAAGCGCATTTCGAGGAGCTGGTCGGCGAAGTGAGCACTGCGCGCGAAGCCATCGCCGCAACCGCCGCCGCTCTTGCCCGCATCGATGTGGGCGCCGCCAATGCCGAGCGCGCGTCGCAAGGCGACTGGTGCCGCCCCGCAATCGACGAGACACAAGGACTGTCGATCACGGGCGGAAGGCATCCGGTGGTCGAAGCTGCGCTCGACAAATCGGGTGAGCGCTTTGTCGCCAATGATTGCGCTTTGCGCGGCGATGACCGTCTTTGGCTGATCGGCGGGCCGAATATGGGCGGCAAATCGACCTTCCTGCGTCAGAACGCGTTAATCGTGTTGATGGCGCAGGCAGGCTGCTTTGTTCCGGCAAAATCTGCGCGGATCGGGCTGGTCGACCGGCTATTCAGCCGCGTCGGCGCGTCGGACAATCTTGCGCGCGGGCGCTCCACCTTCATGGTCGAGATGGTCGAAACCGCCGCCATTCTCGCACAAGCAACCGAGCGCAGCTTCGTCATCCTCGACGAAGTTGGACGCGGCACATCAACCTATGACGGTCTCGCGCTGGCATGGGCTGTGGTCGAAGCGGTGCATTCGCGGATCGGGTGCCGCTGCCTCTTCGCAACCCATTATCACGAGCTCGCCCGGCTAGCCGAGACGTGCGAGAATCTCTCGCTCCACCATGTGCGCGCGCGCGAGTGGAAGGGCGACCTTGTGCTCCTCCACGAACTTGCCGAAGGGCCAGCCGACCGATCGTACGGACTGGCTGTCGCGAAGCTCGCCGGAGTGCCCGCGCCTGTGGTCGAACGAGCGCGGCAAGTGCTTGAAAAGCTGGAAAAAGCCCGCAGCGAAACCGGCGGACTTGCAGCGGGTCTGGGCGAATTGCCGCTTTTCGCAGCGGCGGCTCCGGTCGAGGCCGAACCAACGCCCGAGGAAGCCACCGCAGCGCGGCTGCGCGATGCCGATCTCGACGCGCTATCCCCGCGCGATGCGCTGGACCTGCTTTATGATCTCAAACGCGGGCTCGATTGAGGAAAAAACACGCCTCCTCGCGGGCTTGCACCAAACTTTAACTGTCTGTTCGCTATGCACGCACACATGTCAAAGAGCATGTTTGCAAATCCGAAAGCCGCGCTGGGCTTTGCCGGTGTGACGATTGCCATCGCAATCGCCGCCTCGTTCAGTGCAGGTATGTTCGTTCCTGGCGGCGATGCCCAGCCCGAGGAAGTCACGGCCAACGTGGTAGAGGCTCCAAGCGCGCCTCAAGCCGCTGCTCCCGCAACCAGTTGGGCCGAAGCGGGCGACGATGAAGATTTCGGTGATGACTGGAGCGATGCCGCGACGTCCACCGCCAGCAATCGCGGGTGGAACGAATCAAGCAGTGGCGACGAGATGGCCGGACCGGCTTTTGGCGATTACTCGCCCGAAACTTCGGGTGCACCTCGGCAGGCCAGGTCCAGCGCATCGCGCAGCGAAGCAGCATCAGGCGCGCGTGTCCGATCGAGTGCCTCACCCGATGCACCGCCGCTCGATCCGCCGCGCGGCGGCAATGACAATCCGGAAATCTCTATCGCTGACTGACGCGTCTGCGCGTCGGCTAGTTACCGCGTCGGCACGGGCGCTTCGCCGGTATAGTCGTAGA
It encodes:
- the mutS gene encoding DNA mismatch repair protein MutS, with product MAASASSKPTPMMEQYLALKHEAGGSLLFYRMGDFFELFFEDAKIAADILDIALTSRGEHDGQPVAMCGVPVHSAEGYLARLIKAGQRVAIAEQIETPEEAKARAKREGKPTSKALVARDIVRFVTAGTLTEEALLEPRRANLLVALAEVRGSIGIASCDISTGAMVLADCPPEMLGAELARLGATEIVVPEDWAHGPDETAFHARSAFSSDAGAERLKSLHGVSTLDGFGDFSRAMLSAAGGLIAYLDHVGRGTLPLLLPPVLRAEAAGMAMDEATRGSLEILEGQNGARAGSLIAALDRCSTGAGSRLLAEDLSSPLLDSAAIEDRLALVQFWHDRPIERANLRDVLRALPDIGRALGRIVAGRGSPRDLGQIRDGLGEAYRLQDWLTREADRPALLDKLLPHLAGHGALTDLLSRALVASPPTERSNGGYIAEGYDASLDELRVISGNARKAIAAMEARYRDETGIASLKIKHNGVLGYFIEVPSRHGDALMAADSGFTHRQTMKGAVRFNSLALHEEASRISEAGGRALAAEEAHFEELVGEVSTAREAIAATAAALARIDVGAANAERASQGDWCRPAIDETQGLSITGGRHPVVEAALDKSGERFVANDCALRGDDRLWLIGGPNMGGKSTFLRQNALIVLMAQAGCFVPAKSARIGLVDRLFSRVGASDNLARGRSTFMVEMVETAAILAQATERSFVILDEVGRGTSTYDGLALAWAVVEAVHSRIGCRCLFATHYHELARLAETCENLSLHHVRAREWKGDLVLLHELAEGPADRSYGLAVAKLAGVPAPVVERARQVLEKLEKARSETGGLAAGLGELPLFAAAAPVEAEPTPEEATAARLRDADLDALSPRDALDLLYDLKRGLD